Proteins encoded by one window of Planctomycetia bacterium:
- a CDS encoding transporter — translation MVDERTETVSSEIIMYRWQGCLCLVLFAGTLSAQDWRPVSQVPASESTGIRLGKPRSTTVENYQVFATQPLPREAVKYQTVQYQDLKSLPDPTLNIPGAIPPDNRPASMLTRYQGPSAAEEAYNCGQIPGQAPAGGAPAGVPPPYSQPPPYGAPPPYGAPPPGAPAPAGANTPWYQPIKDCWNKICGTGQPGGAHPFSTWDARSDQGFKDFISPMTNPTFFEDPRSLTEFRTIFSYVRSPSDNPLMLGGNIYDFILQGRVSINDRWSLVLHRLGVASVNPGDGALNGYSGGTGITDLQIGTKYTFLRDTRSETLLAAGVSFEIPVGSNSVLAGNGASVVPYLSYGQGFLQNWHFLASTGYRFGYTGGASDFYFLSAHIDYGFFKRFYPFAEVNWFYYTKNGSLQPVNFEGGDLMNIGATQVEGRSLVTVGLGMRYKFTEGFQAGFAYEFPVSGRDMIEDYRLMVDLIFRY, via the coding sequence TTGGTCGATGAACGAACAGAGACCGTCTCCTCGGAAATCATCATGTATCGCTGGCAGGGATGCCTTTGTCTCGTGCTGTTTGCAGGAACCCTGTCCGCCCAGGACTGGCGGCCGGTTTCGCAGGTACCTGCCTCCGAATCGACGGGAATTCGTCTCGGCAAACCCCGTAGTACAACAGTTGAAAACTATCAGGTTTTTGCCACCCAACCTTTGCCTCGCGAAGCAGTGAAATATCAGACGGTACAGTATCAGGATCTGAAAAGTCTGCCTGACCCCACGTTGAATATTCCCGGTGCCATTCCACCTGATAATCGGCCTGCAAGTATGTTGACCCGCTATCAAGGTCCCAGTGCTGCGGAAGAAGCATATAACTGTGGACAAATTCCGGGACAGGCACCAGCAGGCGGTGCACCAGCAGGTGTTCCACCTCCCTATTCTCAACCTCCGCCTTATGGCGCTCCACCACCTTACGGTGCTCCACCGCCCGGTGCGCCGGCTCCTGCTGGCGCCAACACTCCCTGGTATCAACCGATCAAAGATTGCTGGAACAAGATCTGTGGCACCGGGCAGCCGGGCGGCGCGCACCCCTTCAGCACCTGGGATGCACGCAGCGATCAGGGATTCAAGGATTTCATCTCACCCATGACCAATCCGACCTTCTTCGAAGATCCCCGGTCTCTGACTGAATTCCGTACCATCTTCAGCTATGTGAGATCGCCTAGCGATAATCCACTGATGCTGGGTGGCAACATCTACGACTTCATCCTGCAGGGCCGTGTCAGCATCAATGATCGCTGGTCACTGGTTCTGCATCGTCTGGGTGTAGCCAGTGTCAACCCCGGCGACGGCGCACTCAACGGCTACTCCGGTGGCACTGGCATCACCGATCTGCAGATTGGTACCAAGTACACCTTCCTGCGTGATACCCGAAGTGAAACCCTGCTGGCTGCAGGTGTCAGCTTTGAAATTCCCGTGGGCAGCAACAGTGTACTGGCGGGTAATGGCGCCAGCGTGGTGCCCTACTTGAGCTACGGGCAAGGCTTCCTGCAAAACTGGCACTTCCTGGCGTCGACGGGTTACCGCTTCGGCTACACCGGCGGTGCATCCGACTTCTACTTCCTCAGTGCCCACATCGATTATGGTTTCTTCAAGCGGTTCTATCCGTTTGCGGAAGTCAATTGGTTCTATTACACCAAGAATGGCAGTCTGCAGCCTGTCAATTTCGAAGGTGGCGACCTGATGAACATCGGGGCGACCCAGGTGGAAGGACGCAGCCTCGTGACTGTCGGGTTAGGTATGCGCTACAAATTCACCGAGGGATTCCAAGCTGGCTTTGCCTATGAATTCCCTGTCTCGGGCAGAGACATGATTGAAGATTACCGCCTGATGGTGGATCTGATTTTCCGGTATTAG
- a CDS encoding porin, whose protein sequence is MNLRFAGLLGLILLCPINLQAQDGFIPPEQLREQVTRNYDEKAIIPAGYVDSSRLFDPIDRPSLMDKLVERWNEGCDPEIPIAYWQAGPAAKGEKAAEPKKKAWYEKLSLRGYTQLRYNFTIDRDQEYAPTQLVADRSVGKNQSFILRRVRLILFGDVSDHVGVYLQPDFAATPDGATTNIQFTQIRDWYADWYWDKEKVFRLRMGQSKVPYGWENMQSSSNRLALDRNDGWNSAVKNERDLGLFFYWTPEYAQKFFKDVMDQGLKGSGNYGVFGVGVYNGQGGSLAEQNDNLHSVIRLTLPITFDNGQYMEVAVQAYSGYYVVLSSQIRANGTGPLIRPAGTLETGDRQGWLDQRIGGSFIWYPQPIGFQAEWNVGQGPALNAAQNAIEDAPLTGGYLQLMYKYDTPCHGTLFPFTRWSYFNGGYKSERNAPYSMISEWEAGVEWQINPQVELTTMYTLTDRTNTTAFTDPGAISYEQFKGQLMRVQLQFNY, encoded by the coding sequence ATGAATCTCCGATTCGCAGGGCTGTTGGGGTTAATCCTGCTTTGCCCGATTAATTTACAGGCTCAGGATGGATTCATTCCACCGGAGCAATTGCGCGAACAGGTTACAAGAAACTATGATGAGAAAGCAATCATCCCAGCCGGGTATGTGGATAGCAGCCGACTCTTTGATCCAATCGATCGCCCCTCATTGATGGATAAGCTGGTTGAACGTTGGAACGAAGGGTGCGACCCGGAAATACCCATTGCCTACTGGCAGGCCGGGCCTGCTGCCAAGGGTGAGAAAGCTGCAGAGCCGAAAAAGAAAGCATGGTATGAGAAGCTGAGCCTGCGAGGCTATACGCAGTTACGTTATAACTTTACCATAGATCGAGATCAGGAATATGCACCGACTCAACTGGTAGCTGATCGCTCGGTAGGTAAGAACCAGAGCTTTATTCTTCGCCGGGTCCGTCTCATTCTGTTTGGCGATGTTTCAGACCATGTTGGGGTCTATTTGCAGCCTGACTTTGCTGCAACCCCGGATGGAGCTACGACCAACATTCAGTTTACGCAGATTCGCGACTGGTATGCTGACTGGTACTGGGACAAGGAGAAAGTGTTCCGTTTGCGTATGGGTCAATCGAAAGTCCCTTACGGCTGGGAAAACATGCAGTCGAGTTCAAACCGACTGGCATTGGATCGAAACGATGGGTGGAACAGTGCTGTGAAAAACGAACGTGATCTGGGTCTGTTTTTCTATTGGACACCAGAGTACGCTCAGAAATTCTTCAAGGATGTGATGGATCAAGGCCTCAAAGGTTCAGGCAACTACGGTGTGTTTGGCGTGGGTGTGTATAACGGCCAGGGCGGTTCACTGGCGGAACAAAACGACAATCTGCACTCGGTCATTCGCCTGACTCTGCCGATTACCTTCGATAATGGCCAGTACATGGAAGTGGCCGTGCAGGCTTACAGTGGCTATTATGTGGTGCTTTCCTCGCAAATCCGGGCCAATGGCACCGGGCCTCTGATTCGTCCGGCAGGTACACTCGAAACAGGTGATCGGCAAGGCTGGCTGGATCAGCGCATCGGCGGATCGTTCATCTGGTATCCGCAACCCATCGGGTTCCAGGCGGAATGGAACGTTGGTCAGGGCCCTGCTCTCAATGCTGCTCAGAATGCCATCGAAGATGCACCACTCACCGGTGGCTATCTGCAACTGATGTACAAGTACGATACCCCCTGTCATGGCACCTTGTTCCCATTTACCCGCTGGAGTTATTTCAACGGCGGATACAAGAGCGAACGCAATGCGCCATATTCGATGATCAGCGAATGGGAAGCTGGCGTGGAATGGCAGATCAACCCACAGGTGGAACTGACCACCATGTACACACTGACCGATCGCACCAACACGACTGCATTCACTGATCCCGGCGCCATTTCCTATGAGCAGTTCAAAGGACAACTGATGCGAGTGCAGTTACAGTTCAATTACTAA